The genomic segment ACCTCCCTGACACAAGAGCAGCGCGAGTATGCAGAAACAGTCAAAGGCTCTGCCGAAGCCTTGCTGGCATTACTGAACGACATTCTCGACTTTTCTAAGATTGAAGCCCGCAGACTGGATCTTGAGGCGGTTGATTTCTCTCTCCGCGAGAACCTCGGCGACGCCATGAAAGCCCTCGCCTTCCGTGCTCACCAAAAGGGCCTTGAGCTGCTCTATGAAGTAGCAGCCGACATACCAGACACGATTGTTGGCGACCCGAGCCGTTTACGTCAGATCGTCACGAACCTCGTTGGCAATGCCATCAAGTTTACCGAAAAAGGGGAAGTTGCCGTTCACGTTGAAAAGACGGGCGGCGAGGAGAACGAAGTCGAACTGCGCTTCGCTGTACGTGATACAGGGATTGGCATTCCCAAAGACAAGCAACACCTGATTTTTCAGGCGTTCTCGCAAGCCGATGTCTCGATCACCCGTAAATACGGCGGAACAGGGTTAGGCCTCGCCATTTCGACCCAACTCGTGCGGCTGATGCATGGGTATTTGTGGCTCGAAAGCGAAGAGAATCAAGGTTCAACGTTTTACTTCACGGCACGCTTCCCAGTCGGTACTCGTAAGGAAGAGGCTGCTCCTGCCGCGCTTGAAGAGTTGCAAGGACTCCCAGTGCTCGTCGTTGACGATAACGCAACTAACCGACGTATTCTCAACGACCTCTTGACCTCGTGGCGCATGACGCCACACCTAGCTGTCAGGTCTCATAACATCGCGCACTAAGAATTCGTCGAATTTCTTGGATTTTTGCACAAAAATGAGTACGCGATGTCATGAGACTCGACACCTAGCTGATACAGCGGCTAGTGCACTTGCGCAGATGCAAGAAGCCAAAGCGAGCGGTAAGTTGTTTGCTTTTGTCCTGATTGACGGACGTATGCCCGGGACTGATGGCTTTGCCCTCGCGCGGCAAATTACAGAAACCCCAGCGCTCGCCGGCGCAACGCTCATGATGCTGACCTCGTCCGACCAAAAAGAGGAAAGAGACCGTTATCAGGCACTGGGGCTCTCAGGTTTCATGTTGAAACCCGTCCGGCCATCGGAATTATTGCTCGCACTACTCAAAGCTCGCGGGAAAGTGATCAAAGAAACCCGCAAGTCTAAGACACCTTTCGCCCAGAAAAGCCGGCAAAAATTACGGCTCCTGGTCGCAGAAGATAATGCAGTCAATCAGAAACTTGCCGTCCGGTTCCTGCAGAAGTGGGGCCATGAATCACTCGTCGCAGCCAACGGAAAAGAGGCCTACGAGTATTTCCTCAACGCTGGCCCGTTTAATGCCGTCCTCATGGATGTAGAAATGCCCGTGATGAATGGCATGGAAGCGACGGCAGCAATTCGACAACATGAGCAAAGTACCGGGACGCATATCCCCATCATCGCCATGACCGCTCATGCCATGGTCGGAGATAAAGAACAGTGCCTTGCCAGTGGCATGGATGGCTATGTCAGTAAACCTCTACGCGCAGAAGAGTTGTTCTCGACCCTTGAGCAGCTTACTCAGAATGACAAAGAAGAAGATTCGCAAGCACAACCAGCAGATATTCTGGTGTCTGCAGAAGAAATTTTCGACCGGACGGAACTCCTTTCACTCGTCGACGGTGATGTTTCCTTACTCACCGAGCTGACCGATCTCTTCTGGGAAAGTTCTCCCCAACTGGTCGCCCAGATGCGCATGGCCGTCTCCGACAAAGACACGACGACACTTGCGTACACTGTCCACACCCTGAAAGGTTCAGTGGGCAACTTCGCCGCAAAACGTGCACTGTCGGCCATTGCTCACCTAGAAAAGATTGGCGTCCAGGGAAACATCGAACAGGCTCCATTGGCAGTAGACATGCTTGAAGCAGAACTCGCACGACTACGAGAGGCACTCTCATCACTCAAAGCTGAACTCGCAGCATAAATCGCTCGAAAAGGTAACGACTGACATGCGACAGACATCTTCACACAAGGCATCGAACGCTGTACGGAACCCAGAAACCGGAACCCCATCGTTGTTCCAAACCTCACTCGTCGCCCTGCTAATTTTCACCGGAAGTGAGATGCTCAAACCGTTCCTCGCTATCGAGGACCCTATGGTTCAGCGAGCAGTGACCATAGGGGTCGGAACCGTTGTCGCGCTTCTCGTCGCCTATCTCACTCGTCGTGGGCATGTCGCAATACAAGAAGAACTCGATGATGCGCAGCTCGCACGACAACGCGTAGAAGAAGCGCATCTCACCTTGCAGGATCGCACAAAACAGCTCGAACAGAATAAACACGAGCAGGAAGCCCGTCTCGCGAGTTATCGTCAAGCCGAGGAAGCCATGCAGCAAGCAACCGAGGCATTGACGGCACGAGTCGACGCCCAAGCTGAAGAATTGGCGAAGGTTACCGAAGAGCGAAACACCCTCGCCGTCGAACGGAGTTCCCTTGAGCATGCACTGCAGCAGTCTCAGACGGAACTCGCTGAAGCCAATCGGACGAAATCAGAATTCCT from the Deltaproteobacteria bacterium genome contains:
- a CDS encoding response regulator, with amino-acid sequence MSTRCHETRHLADTAASALAQMQEAKASGKLFAFVLIDGRMPGTDGFALARQITETPALAGATLMMLTSSDQKEERDRYQALGLSGFMLKPVRPSELLLALLKARGKVIKETRKSKTPFAQKSRQKLRLLVAEDNAVNQKLAVRFLQKWGHESLVAANGKEAYEYFLNAGPFNAVLMDVEMPVMNGMEATAAIRQHEQSTGTHIPIIAMTAHAMVGDKEQCLASGMDGYVSKPLRAEELFSTLEQLTQNDKEEDSQAQPADILVSAEEIFDRTELLSLVDGDVSLLTELTDLFWESSPQLVAQMRMAVSDKDTTTLAYTVHTLKGSVGNFAAKRALSAIAHLEKIGVQGNIEQAPLAVDMLEAELARLREALSSLKAELAA